CAGTGCATCGGGTGCAGGGTGAAATGTTCCGCGGCCGTCACGCCGCGTACGCTCAGTTTTCCCGGCAGTGGCCCGCCATGCTCCAGCGTGCTTCGCGGCACGGGGTCGGATATGAAGCGGATGGTGGGGTAGCTGGCGGCGTCGAAAAACTCCTTCGCCAGTACCCAGCGACGCATACGCGCGGAATCCATCGTCACGCTGTCCACATCGATATCGGCGGCCACGATCATCGAGTCGGCATGCGGCCCGGGCTGCACCGAACCCTTGATGTGGTGGAAGCTGCCACTGATTTCATGCAGCCAGAGCAGGCGGACGCCGAACACCGCCTGCGAGCTGTTGCTGTCGATGCGGTAACCGGCGGCATGGATCGGTGCCAGGGGCAGCAGCGGCAGCAGCCACGC
This window of the Dyella sp. A6 genome carries:
- a CDS encoding YceI family protein, giving the protein MRPHRPVAAWLLPLLPLAPIHAAGYRIDSNSSQAVFGVRLLWLHEISGSFHHIKGSVQPGPHADSMIVAADIDVDSVTMDSARMRRWVLAKEFFDAASYPTIRFISDPVPRSTLEHGGPLPGKLSVRGVTAAEHFTLHPMHCSGPAPAPCRIELDGTLIRSEFGMTAHRATLSNRVRLNLAIVLLPIVPGTPRPADSHENAMTESQ